The following are encoded in a window of Lagenorhynchus albirostris chromosome 3, mLagAlb1.1, whole genome shotgun sequence genomic DNA:
- the TNFSF9 gene encoding tumor necrosis factor ligand superfamily member 9 has product MPSSTHAAPDPEAQRPLAPSGRSCHPLPWALSAALLLLAAACAACLVRAWAAPGAPASQVPGSARSPRLPEGLELMPDARTRLPDSPQGVFAQLVVADGVQLTEGPLHWCSERGMTGVTLAPGVSYDKHTHEVVVAQAGVYYVFLHLALKRAMASNGNSSGSVSVALNLRPLQAGAAALALTLDLPPPSSGNSVAGFRSGLLHLDAGQRLSVHLHLAVREPRAWQLSADATVLGLFHV; this is encoded by the exons ATGCCCTCCAGCACCCACGCCGCCCCGGATCCCGAAGCTCAGCGGCCGCTCGCGCCCTCGGGCCGCTCCTGCCACCCGCTGCCCTGGGCCCTGAGCGCCGCGCTGCTGCTGCTCGCTGCCGCCTGCGCCGCCTGCCTGGTGCGCGCCTGGGCCGCGCCCGGGGCTCCTGCATCGCAGGTCCCCGGCTCTGCGCGCAGCCCGAGACTCCCGGAGGGCCTGGAGCTGATGCCCGACGCCCGCACCCGCCTCCCCGACTCTCCGCAG GGCGTGTTCGCGCAGCTGGTGGTGGCCGACGGAG TGCAGCTGACCGAAGGGCCCCTGCACTGGTGCAGCGAGCGGGGGATGACAGGTGTGACCCTGGCACCCGGTGTGAGCTATGACAAGCACACGCACGAGGTGGTGGTGGCCCAGGCCGGAGTCTACTATGTTTTCTTGCACTTGGCGCTGAAGCGTGCAATGGCCAGCAACGGCAACAGCTCCGGCTCCGTCTCTGTGGCCCTGAACCTGCGGCCTCTCCAAGCTGGGGCCGCTGCCCTGGCCCTGACCTTGGACCTGCCACCCCCATCCTCGGGGAACTCAGTGGCTGGTTTCCGGAGCGGCCTGTTGCACCTGGATGCCGGACAGCGCCTGAGCGTCCACCTGCACCTCGCGGTCCGGGAGCCTCGCGCCTGGCAGCTCTCAGCGGACGCCACGGTCTTGGGCCTCTTCCACGTGTGA